One region of Zingiber officinale cultivar Zhangliang chromosome 7B, Zo_v1.1, whole genome shotgun sequence genomic DNA includes:
- the LOC122005169 gene encoding uncharacterized protein LOC122005169 yields MLSEAKACASALHRRSPVRLLAVALFVALLLWAIDALSVSITTTIYSSSSVFVSVSSATEALSLPAQPTTAAAAVASRSLQFLSWISAPSTPNFTRTLISRWQAPGGEPCRDSRTTDISVPGLDHRHVVELAAGETHEFSISALGDGGSSRCVGGDYFETDLSGSSWKSRPPVVDHGNGSYSFQLQVHPDFPGEYNLTIVLLFRSFEGLKLSPLRFKYNRQMRKFQIRFRRSSVLLQPLHLCRSGDFSRPVWSGRWTRHAENDSCGVDGEGRYRCLDPSLLCPEPWCEGPLAALESNGWVYSAHCRFRVFTQESAWRCLRNKWLFFWGDSNHVDTIRNLLNFVLGRTDIDSVPRRFDANFTNPAKGSESVRITNVFNGHWNESMNYLGLQSLRNQGFRDLVLEFFQGPTAPDVMLFNSGLHDGIYWRSVRAFAQGAEYAAEFWEQVMGHVARRTANAPRIFYRTTIAAGGYARELAFNPSKMEAFDGVLLEKLKGRGLITGGVIDEFDMSFPWHFDNRCNDGVHYGRKPAKARWRDGEVGHYYFVDLMLVHVLLNAICHV; encoded by the coding sequence ATGTTGTCCGAGGCAAAGGCCTGTGCCTCCGCCCTCCACCGGCGGTCGCCGGTCAGACTCCTCGCCGTCGCCCTCTTCGTCGCCCTCCTCCTCTGGGCCATCGACGCACTCTCCGTATCCATTACCACCACTATCTATTCTTCCTCCTCCGTCTTCGTTTCCGTTTCATCTGCGACCGAGGCGCTGTCACTTCCGGCTCAGCCGACCACCGCCGCTGCCGCGGTCGCGTCCCGAAGCTTGCAGTTCCTCAGCTGGATCTCCGCCCCTTCAACCCCCAATTTCACCCGCACCCTCATCTCCCGCTGGCAGGCTCCGGGAGGCGAGCCTTGCCGCGACTCCCGCACCACCGACATCTCCGTTCCTGGCCTCGACCACCGTCACGTCGTCGAGCTGGCCGCCGGGGAGACACACGAGTTCTCGATCTCAGCTCTGGGCGACGGCGGCAGTTCGCGCTGTGTCGGCGGCGACTACTTCGAGACGGACCTCTCTGGTTCTTCCTGGAAGTCGCGGCCGCCTGTGGTAGACCACGGAAACGGTTCTTACTCCTTCCAGCTCCAAGTTCACCCCGATTTTCCCGGCGAGTATAACCTAACCATCGTGCTGCTCTTCCGGAGCTTCGAGGGGCTCAAACTGTCCCCTTTGCGCTTCAAGTACAATCGACAGATGAGGAAGTTCCAGATCCGGTTCCGCCGAAGCAGCGTTCTACTTCAGCCGCTCCACCTCTGCCGCAGCGGCGACTTCTCCCGACCGGTCTGGTCTGGGCGGTGGACGCGGCACGCCGAGAACGACAGCTGCGGCGTGGACGGCGAGGGGCGGTACCGCTGCCTCGACCCTAGCCTCCTCTGCCCCGAACCGTGGTGCGAGGGGCCGTTGGCCGCACTGGAGAGCAATGGCTGGGTCTACTCCGCTCACTGCCGTTTCAGGGTGTTTACACAGGAATCGGCGTGGAGATGCCTCCGCAACAAGTGGCTCTTCTTCTGGGGGGACTCCAATCACGTCGACACCATCCGCAATCTGCTCAATTTCGTGCTCGGACGAACGGACATTGACTCCGTGCCCCGCCGATTCGACGCTAATTTCACCAATCCGGCGAAGGGTTCGGAGTCGGTGAGGATCACCAATGTCTTCAACGGGCACTGGAACGAGTCGATGAACTACCTCGGCTTGCAGTCGCTTCGAAACCAGGGGTTCAGGGACCTCGTCTTGGAGTTCTTCCAAGGCCCGACCGCACCGGACGTCATGCTCTTCAACTCCGGTCTCCACGACGGCATCTACTGGCGGAGCGTCCGGGCCTTCGCTCAAGGCGCCGAGTACGCGGCCGAGTTCTGGGAGCAAGTGATGGGGCATGTGGCGCGACGCACGGCCAATGCGCCAAGGATATTCTACCGGACGACGATCGCCGCCGGCGGGTACGCCAGGGAGCTCGCATTCAACCCGAGCAAGATGGAGGCTTTCGATGGCGTGCTGCTGGAGAAGTTGAAGGGCAGGGGGCTGATCACCGGCGGAGTGATCGACGAGTTCGACATGAGTTTCCCGTGGCACTTCGATAACCGATGCAATGACGGCGTGCATTACGGGCGAAAGCCGGCGAAGGCGCGGTGGCGCGATGGAGAAGTGGGACACTATTATTTTGTGGACTTGATGCTGGTTCACGTTCTCCTCAACGCCATATGCCATGTGTGA